The Sphingomicrobium sp. genome has a window encoding:
- a CDS encoding NAD(P) transhydrogenase subunit alpha has product MKIAVLKEAPGETRCAAIPETVKKFVALGADVAVERGAGEAASIRDADLEAAGATVGGRADVLAGAGVILCINGPDPASIGGAEPGALLVGALDPVRERQRVDGYAAAGVEALAMEWMPRITRAQSMDILSSQSNLAGYKAVVDGAAAYGRAFPMMMTAAGTVSPAKVFVMGVGVAGLQAIATARRLGAQVSATDVRSATKEQIQSLGAKPIFVENVAGIEGEGSGGYATEMSEEYKQAQAELVSSHIAKQDIVITTALIPGRPAPRLISDVQIATMRPGSVIVDLAAEAGGNVEGTVPGERAEKHGVTIIGASNLARSLAADASALFARNLYNFLSAFWDKEQGRPVLPDDDEIVKGIRLTQNNKVVSERLTAA; this is encoded by the coding sequence ATGAAGATCGCGGTCCTCAAGGAAGCGCCGGGCGAGACGCGCTGCGCGGCGATTCCCGAGACCGTGAAGAAGTTTGTCGCGCTCGGTGCCGACGTGGCCGTCGAGCGGGGAGCAGGCGAGGCGGCATCGATCCGCGATGCCGACCTCGAAGCCGCTGGCGCGACGGTCGGAGGCCGCGCGGACGTGCTTGCGGGCGCGGGCGTGATCCTGTGCATCAACGGTCCCGACCCGGCGTCGATCGGCGGCGCTGAACCCGGCGCGCTGCTGGTCGGCGCGCTCGATCCCGTGCGCGAGCGGCAGCGGGTCGACGGTTATGCCGCGGCAGGCGTCGAGGCGCTGGCGATGGAGTGGATGCCGCGCATCACTCGCGCCCAGTCGATGGACATCCTCTCCTCGCAGTCGAACCTCGCAGGCTACAAGGCGGTCGTCGACGGCGCCGCTGCTTACGGCCGCGCCTTCCCGATGATGATGACGGCGGCGGGGACGGTCAGCCCGGCCAAGGTCTTCGTGATGGGCGTCGGCGTCGCTGGGCTTCAGGCGATTGCGACCGCGCGGCGTCTCGGAGCGCAGGTCAGCGCCACGGACGTTCGCTCCGCGACGAAGGAGCAGATCCAGTCGCTGGGCGCCAAGCCGATCTTCGTCGAGAATGTCGCCGGCATCGAGGGCGAAGGTTCGGGCGGCTATGCGACGGAAATGTCCGAGGAATATAAGCAAGCGCAGGCGGAGCTGGTGTCCAGCCATATCGCCAAGCAGGACATCGTCATCACCACGGCACTGATTCCCGGCAGGCCGGCGCCGCGCCTGATCAGCGACGTGCAGATCGCGACGATGCGGCCCGGCAGCGTCATCGTCGACCTCGCGGCCGAAGCGGGCGGGAATGTCGAGGGCACCGTCCCCGGCGAACGCGCCGAGAAGCATGGCGTCACGATCATTGGTGCATCCAATCTCGCGCGCAGCCTTGCCGCCGACGCCTCGGCCTTGTTCGCGCGCAACCTCTACAATTTCCTGAGCGCCTTCTGGGACAAGGAGCAGGGGCGGCCGGTGCTCCCCGACGACGACGAGATCGTCAAAGGCATACGGCTGACGCAGAACAACAAGGTTGTGAGCGAGCGGCTCACGGCCGCGTGA
- a CDS encoding site-specific DNA-methyltransferase, whose product MNLIARIAEQPTSFRPAKTGKRELPLDTILQGDCIAMMARLPDKSVDMIFADPPYNLQLGGDLFRPEGGRVDAVDDEWDKFDSLAAYDGFTRDWLDQARRILKDDGTIWVIGSYHNIYRVGSLLQDADFWILNDIVWRKTNPMPNFRGTRFTNAHETLLWCAKDEKARYTFNYRAMKALNDDLQMRSDWSFPICAGAERVKGADGSKAHPTQKPEALLYRILLACTKPGDVVLDPFFGTGTTGAVARRLGRRWIGIERETAYVKVASERIASTLPLDESAMKTVPDKRSAPRVAFGVLVESGLVPPGTLLTDAKRRWSASVQADGSIACGPHVGSIHKVGAALQGAPSCNGWTFWHAGDEPLDALRQQHLSSL is encoded by the coding sequence ATGAACCTGATCGCCCGCATCGCGGAGCAGCCGACGAGCTTTCGTCCGGCGAAAACGGGCAAGCGGGAGCTGCCGCTCGACACCATCCTGCAGGGCGACTGCATCGCCATGATGGCACGCCTTCCGGACAAGTCCGTCGACATGATCTTCGCCGACCCGCCGTACAATCTGCAGCTTGGCGGCGACCTGTTCCGTCCCGAGGGCGGCCGCGTGGATGCGGTGGATGACGAATGGGACAAGTTCGACAGCCTCGCCGCCTATGACGGCTTCACCCGTGACTGGCTCGACCAGGCGCGGCGGATCCTCAAGGACGACGGCACCATCTGGGTGATCGGCAGCTATCACAATATCTACCGCGTCGGCTCGCTGCTGCAGGACGCCGACTTCTGGATCTTGAACGACATCGTCTGGCGCAAGACCAACCCGATGCCGAACTTCCGCGGCACCCGCTTCACCAACGCGCATGAGACGTTGCTGTGGTGCGCGAAGGACGAAAAGGCGCGCTACACCTTCAACTATCGCGCCATGAAGGCGCTGAACGACGATCTGCAGATGCGCTCCGACTGGTCGTTCCCGATCTGCGCCGGCGCGGAGCGGGTGAAAGGCGCCGACGGGTCGAAGGCGCATCCGACGCAGAAGCCCGAAGCCTTGCTGTACCGCATCCTGCTCGCCTGCACGAAGCCGGGCGACGTGGTGCTCGATCCGTTCTTCGGCACCGGCACGACCGGCGCGGTCGCTCGCCGCCTCGGCCGCCGTTGGATCGGGATCGAGCGCGAAACCGCTTATGTGAAGGTCGCAAGCGAACGGATCGCATCGACCCTGCCGCTCGACGAAAGCGCGATGAAGACGGTGCCTGACAAACGATCGGCGCCGCGCGTCGCGTTCGGCGTGCTGGTCGAAAGCGGGCTCGTCCCGCCCGGGACGTTGCTGACGGACGCCAAGCGCCGCTGGAGCGCGAGCGTCCAGGCCGACGGCTCGATTGCCTGCGGCCCGCATGTCGGTTCCATTCACAAGGTCGGCGCGGCGCTGCAGGGCGCACCGTCGTGCAACGGATGGACCTTCTGGCACGCCGGCGACGAGCCGCTCGATGCGTTGCGGCAGCAGCATTTGAGCTCCCTTTAG
- a CDS encoding phosphodiester glycosidase family protein, whose product MPRILLLSILLLAACQQSAPAEFAPSACETKHFEGSGFVACAVEGGAVELHTFDKAGAPMRSFSNLQASLGKRAPNVAFAMNAGMFDDEGRPIGLLIEGGEQKHAINLRKGGGNFHLLPNGVFLVRKSGKAEVVPSTAYEPSKDIAFATQSGPMLLIDGKLHPKFDQDGPSQNIRNGVGIAPDGTAVFVISQDPVSFGRFARFFRDRVRARNALYFDGVVSSLWDPAGHRMDSHTEIGPMAVVFVAPRPASARRKQ is encoded by the coding sequence ATGCCGCGCATCCTGTTGCTTTCCATCCTGCTCCTTGCCGCCTGTCAGCAGAGCGCGCCGGCCGAGTTCGCGCCTTCGGCTTGCGAGACCAAGCACTTCGAGGGCAGCGGCTTTGTCGCCTGCGCGGTCGAGGGCGGCGCGGTCGAGCTGCACACGTTCGACAAGGCCGGTGCGCCGATGCGGAGCTTTTCCAACCTCCAGGCCAGCCTCGGAAAGCGCGCGCCGAATGTCGCCTTCGCGATGAACGCCGGCATGTTCGATGACGAGGGGCGGCCCATTGGCTTGCTGATTGAAGGTGGCGAGCAGAAGCACGCGATCAATCTCCGCAAGGGCGGCGGCAACTTCCACCTGCTCCCCAACGGCGTGTTCCTGGTGCGCAAGAGCGGCAAGGCGGAGGTGGTGCCGAGCACCGCTTATGAGCCGTCAAAGGATATCGCCTTCGCAACCCAATCCGGGCCGATGCTGCTGATCGACGGCAAGTTGCACCCGAAGTTCGACCAGGACGGTCCGTCGCAGAACATCCGCAACGGGGTCGGCATCGCGCCGGACGGGACGGCGGTGTTCGTCATCAGCCAGGATCCGGTCTCGTTCGGCAGGTTCGCCCGCTTCTTCCGCGACCGGGTCAGGGCCAGGAACGCGCTCTACTTCGACGGCGTGGTCAGCTCGCTTTGGGATCCCGCCGGCCACAGGATGGACTCGCATACCGAGATCGGGCCGATGGCAGTCGTGTTCGTTGCGCCTCGGCCCGCGTCCGCTCGCCGGAAGCAGTAG
- the glmM gene encoding phosphoglucosamine mutase, with amino-acid sequence MARKFFGTDGIRGTTNAEPMTAQTALAVGMAAGAHFMRGDHRHRVVIGKDTRLSGYMMESAMVAGFTSVGMDVVLLGPMPTPAVAMLTRSMRADLGVMISASHNPFADNGIKLFGPDGYKLSDDAEQAIEKRFGDKPQLAKSELIGRARRIDDARGRYVQFAKDTFPEHLRLDGLKVVVDCANGAAYHVAPDALWELGAEVIPLGVAPNGLNINDKCGSTHPETMQEAVVASGADIGLALDGDADRLIVCDEQGRLVDGDQLMALIALGLQARGELKGDAVVATVMSNLGLERKLEEAGLKTVRTKVGDRYVLEEMRKSGCNVGGEQSGHIILTDHATTGDGLVAGLQVLAALVEGGKPASSLLRQFEPLPQLLKNVRFNGGVDPLETDSVRKRIAAAEAELEGKGRLVIRKSGTEPLIRVMAEGDDPATVKRVVDDICEAVQAAA; translated from the coding sequence ATGGCACGGAAATTCTTTGGCACTGACGGCATTCGCGGCACCACCAATGCGGAGCCGATGACGGCGCAGACGGCGCTTGCCGTCGGCATGGCGGCGGGCGCTCACTTCATGCGCGGCGACCACCGCCACCGCGTCGTGATCGGCAAGGACACGCGCCTGTCGGGCTACATGATGGAATCGGCGATGGTCGCTGGGTTCACCAGCGTCGGGATGGACGTCGTGCTTCTCGGGCCGATGCCGACGCCGGCGGTAGCGATGCTGACGCGATCGATGCGCGCCGACCTCGGCGTCATGATCAGCGCGTCGCACAATCCGTTTGCCGACAACGGGATCAAGCTGTTCGGGCCCGACGGCTACAAGCTCAGCGATGATGCCGAGCAAGCCATCGAAAAGCGGTTCGGCGACAAGCCGCAGCTCGCCAAATCGGAACTGATCGGCCGGGCGCGGCGGATCGACGACGCGCGCGGCCGCTACGTCCAATTCGCGAAGGATACTTTCCCTGAGCATCTGCGGCTCGACGGGCTGAAGGTGGTCGTCGATTGCGCCAACGGCGCCGCTTACCACGTCGCGCCCGATGCGCTGTGGGAGCTTGGGGCCGAAGTGATCCCGCTCGGCGTCGCGCCCAACGGCCTCAACATCAACGACAAATGCGGCTCGACCCATCCAGAGACCATGCAGGAAGCCGTGGTCGCGAGCGGCGCCGACATCGGCCTTGCGCTGGATGGCGACGCCGACCGGCTGATCGTCTGCGACGAGCAGGGACGGCTCGTCGACGGGGACCAATTGATGGCGCTGATCGCGCTCGGTCTTCAGGCGCGCGGTGAGCTCAAGGGCGACGCAGTCGTGGCGACCGTCATGTCCAACCTCGGCCTTGAGCGGAAGCTCGAGGAAGCCGGGCTCAAGACCGTCCGCACCAAAGTCGGCGACCGCTATGTGCTCGAGGAGATGCGCAAGTCCGGCTGCAATGTCGGCGGCGAGCAGTCGGGGCACATCATCCTCACCGATCATGCGACGACCGGCGACGGCCTCGTCGCCGGGCTGCAGGTGCTCGCGGCGCTGGTCGAGGGCGGCAAGCCGGCCAGCAGCCTGCTGCGCCAGTTCGAACCGCTGCCGCAGCTGCTCAAGAATGTCCGCTTCAACGGGGGCGTCGATCCGCTGGAAACGGACAGCGTCCGCAAGCGCATCGCCGCCGCGGAAGCCGAACTGGAAGGCAAGGGCCGCCTGGTGATCCGCAAGTCGGGGACGGAGCCGCTGATCCGCGTGATGGCCGAAGGCGACGATCCTGCGACGGTTAAACGGGTTGTCGACGACATTTGCGAAGCAGTCCAGGCGGCCGCGTGA
- a CDS encoding ribonuclease HII — protein sequence MPRRCSFKLEIGFPQPLAGVDEAGCAPLAGPVVAAACILDRDKFPYGIDDSKNLPIDKRESLYGRITKQCVAWGVGMASVEEIDTINIYWARMLAMSRAVEALGLEPAWVLVDGNACPRWERPSKAIVDGDAKCRSIAAASIIAKVTRDRIMADYALQHPGYGWEHNRGYPTPDHRRALRELGPTPLHRRSFGLVKQMIAQTMQPELVLEEISSGESSVPHHQPLSPAKAA from the coding sequence ATGCCGCGGCGCTGTTCCTTCAAGCTCGAGATCGGATTTCCGCAGCCGCTTGCCGGCGTCGACGAAGCGGGCTGCGCGCCGCTGGCCGGGCCGGTGGTCGCTGCGGCCTGCATCCTGGACCGCGACAAATTTCCGTACGGCATCGACGACAGCAAGAATTTGCCGATCGACAAGCGCGAGAGCCTCTACGGGCGGATCACGAAGCAATGCGTCGCCTGGGGCGTCGGCATGGCGTCGGTCGAAGAGATCGACACGATCAACATCTATTGGGCGCGCATGCTGGCGATGAGTCGCGCGGTCGAAGCGCTCGGCCTCGAACCCGCATGGGTGCTGGTCGACGGCAATGCCTGCCCGCGCTGGGAGCGGCCGTCCAAGGCCATCGTCGACGGCGACGCCAAGTGCCGGTCCATCGCCGCCGCGTCGATCATCGCCAAGGTCACGCGCGACCGGATCATGGCCGACTATGCGCTGCAGCATCCCGGCTACGGCTGGGAGCATAATCGCGGCTATCCGACGCCCGATCATCGCAGGGCGCTGCGCGAGCTCGGGCCCACCCCGCTGCACCGCCGCAGCTTCGGCCTGGTGAAGCAGATGATCGCGCAAACCATGCAGCCGGAGCTGGTGCTGGAAGAAATCTCGAGCGGAGAGTCCTCGGTGCCACACCACCAGCCATTGAGTCCCGCCAAGGCCGCCTGA
- the folP gene encoding dihydropteroate synthase → MTRTLIRPTGFVDSPFGHDGKVARLAGGLNWFSVVELIRVEGHNRVSAELLPVAGIEERFDDAMAQQWQALTSPRAPLQLGGRTIRLDQPQVMGIVNVTPDSFSDGGQFADAAAAAIAGGDMGGEGAAIVDVGGESTRPGAKPVWEGDEIERAIPVIRQLAKGGAAVSIDTRKADVMTAALEAGARLINDVSALTYDERSAATVAAAGVPVILMHHQGAPETMQQDPRYDDVLVEVYLWLEERVAAAEQAGIARDKILIDPGFGFGKNVAHNLELMNGLALLHSLGCPLVVGASRKRTIGALSGEAPADKRLGGSIALALKAAEQGAHVLRVHDVYDTVQALKVWRGLRDQALTPRL, encoded by the coding sequence ATGACCAGAACCCTCATCCGCCCCACGGGCTTCGTCGATTCCCCGTTCGGCCATGACGGCAAGGTCGCGCGGCTTGCCGGGGGGCTGAACTGGTTCTCCGTCGTCGAGCTGATCCGCGTCGAAGGTCACAATCGCGTTTCGGCCGAGCTGCTGCCCGTCGCCGGGATCGAAGAGCGCTTCGACGACGCGATGGCGCAGCAATGGCAGGCGCTGACATCGCCGCGCGCGCCGCTGCAGCTCGGCGGCCGCACGATCCGCCTCGACCAGCCGCAGGTGATGGGCATCGTCAATGTGACGCCGGACAGCTTCTCCGACGGCGGCCAGTTCGCCGACGCCGCGGCTGCGGCAATCGCCGGCGGCGACATGGGCGGCGAGGGCGCGGCAATCGTCGATGTCGGTGGGGAATCCACCCGCCCCGGCGCGAAACCGGTGTGGGAAGGCGACGAGATCGAACGGGCAATCCCGGTGATTCGCCAGCTTGCCAAGGGCGGCGCGGCCGTGTCGATCGACACGCGCAAGGCCGACGTCATGACGGCAGCGCTGGAAGCGGGCGCACGCCTCATCAACGACGTGTCGGCACTGACTTACGACGAGCGCTCCGCCGCAACGGTCGCGGCGGCAGGGGTCCCGGTGATCCTGATGCATCACCAGGGTGCGCCGGAGACGATGCAGCAGGACCCGCGCTACGACGACGTGCTCGTCGAAGTGTATCTGTGGCTCGAGGAGCGCGTTGCGGCGGCGGAGCAGGCCGGGATTGCGCGGGACAAGATCCTGATCGATCCGGGCTTCGGCTTCGGCAAGAATGTCGCCCACAATCTTGAGCTGATGAACGGCCTGGCGCTGTTGCATTCGCTCGGCTGCCCGCTCGTCGTCGGCGCGAGCCGCAAGCGGACCATCGGTGCATTGTCCGGTGAAGCCCCCGCCGACAAGCGCCTCGGCGGCAGTATCGCGCTTGCGCTCAAGGCCGCGGAGCAGGGGGCGCATGTGCTCCGTGTGCACGACGTGTACGACACGGTGCAGGCCCTGAAGGTCTGGCGGGGCTTGCGCGACCAGGCGCTCACGCCTCGGCTATAG
- a CDS encoding NnrU family protein has product MTLQMGLLLSAIAFVGTHFLMSHPLRGPMVRAMGEGPFRGVYSLVSLITFGAMIYFYHAIGREPPLWATEEWMWIVAAVLMWFACILFAGSFTGNPALPGAPGPRGGPRGVLRLTRHPMMWSFAIWAVVHLALIAMPKALVLDAAILLLALAGAAMQDRKKAAAMGEDWHDWTAQTAFVPFTRGLANPGLVALIGGTILFLIATWAHPIPVGFWRWIG; this is encoded by the coding sequence TTGACCTTGCAGATGGGCCTTTTGCTGTCGGCGATCGCATTCGTCGGCACGCACTTCCTGATGTCGCACCCGCTTCGCGGGCCGATGGTGCGGGCCATGGGCGAAGGGCCGTTCCGCGGCGTCTATTCGCTGGTATCGCTGATCACGTTCGGCGCGATGATCTATTTCTATCATGCGATCGGGCGCGAGCCGCCGTTGTGGGCGACTGAAGAATGGATGTGGATCGTCGCCGCGGTGCTGATGTGGTTCGCCTGTATCCTCTTCGCCGGCTCGTTCACCGGCAATCCGGCGCTTCCCGGCGCACCGGGTCCGCGCGGCGGCCCGCGTGGCGTGCTGCGCCTCACCCGCCACCCGATGATGTGGAGCTTCGCGATCTGGGCGGTGGTCCACCTCGCGCTCATCGCCATGCCGAAGGCGCTGGTGCTGGACGCCGCCATCCTCCTGCTCGCGCTCGCGGGTGCGGCGATGCAGGACCGCAAGAAGGCCGCGGCCATGGGTGAGGACTGGCACGACTGGACCGCGCAGACCGCCTTCGTGCCCTTCACGCGCGGGCTTGCAAACCCGGGCCTCGTCGCACTGATCGGCGGCACCATCCTGTTCCTGATCGCGACGTGGGCGCACCCGATCCCTGTCGGGTTCTGGCGCTGGATCGGCTGA
- a CDS encoding Crp/Fnr family transcriptional regulator: MQQNTSSSTLEPFVEKLSYRLPLDADDQAAIRALPFNLKRIERSHFLVRERERATHSTVLLSGYAIRSKLVATGGRQILSVHMKGEVVDLQNSMLEIADHSVQMLTPGKIAAVPREAVIALTRERPRIGHAMWLDTLVDGSIFREWITNVGRRDARTRIAHLLCEFSLRLKVAGLGHENQYELPMTQEQLADATGLTSVHVNRTIKSLERDGLIQRSNPRSIFVGDWRKLADAGDFDSNYLHLREDEPALR; the protein is encoded by the coding sequence GTGCAGCAGAACACCAGTTCGTCGACGCTCGAACCTTTTGTAGAGAAGCTGTCCTACCGGCTGCCGCTCGATGCCGACGACCAGGCCGCGATCCGCGCGCTGCCATTCAACCTCAAGCGCATCGAGCGGAGCCACTTCCTGGTTCGCGAGCGCGAGCGCGCGACCCATTCCACGGTCCTCCTTTCCGGCTACGCCATCCGTTCCAAGCTGGTTGCCACGGGCGGTCGCCAAATCCTCTCCGTGCATATGAAGGGAGAAGTGGTCGACCTTCAGAATTCGATGCTCGAGATTGCCGATCACAGCGTGCAGATGCTGACGCCGGGCAAGATCGCTGCCGTGCCTCGCGAAGCGGTGATCGCACTCACGCGAGAGCGGCCGAGGATCGGTCACGCAATGTGGCTCGACACGCTCGTCGACGGCTCCATTTTCCGCGAGTGGATCACCAATGTCGGCCGCCGCGACGCGCGGACCCGCATCGCCCACCTGCTTTGCGAATTTTCGCTGCGGCTGAAGGTTGCGGGCCTTGGGCATGAGAACCAGTACGAACTGCCGATGACGCAGGAGCAGCTTGCCGACGCGACCGGTTTGACGTCCGTGCACGTCAACCGCACGATCAAGTCGCTCGAGCGCGACGGCCTGATTCAGCGTTCAAACCCACGGTCAATCTTCGTCGGCGACTGGCGCAAGCTTGCCGATGCCGGCGACTTCGACAGCAATTACCTGCACTTGCGGGAAGACGAGCCGGCGCTTCGCTAG
- a CDS encoding aa3-type cytochrome c oxidase subunit IV has translation MAEQEPVLSSPPTQDAAAHVADYSRFTKMVKWGAILAAIAAALVLLIIT, from the coding sequence ATGGCCGAACAGGAGCCGGTGCTCAGCAGTCCGCCGACGCAGGATGCTGCAGCCCATGTCGCGGATTACAGCCGCTTCACGAAGATGGTGAAGTGGGGCGCGATCCTCGCCGCCATCGCCGCCGCCCTCGTCCTGCTGATCATCACCTGA
- a CDS encoding sigma-54 dependent transcriptional regulator, translating to MREQPTRSLMLLDADAGERRLISAIAARAGWSVLGAADPEMALALLQGPHGREVQAAILGSWDAEHGPRLIEALRRDRPNLPVIVLPHGNTVSIAVEAMRAGASDFLVRPVAPERLLDALAANADRRRAAGELAPLSEKLAPLLELEQMVGAAPEFRTALAVAAKSARNRLPVLIVGEPGTGKESVARAIHAASLRARGPLLAIDCKAVSANIIDSELFGHEAGAFPGAFAAKTGRFVAADGGTLILYEIAALPAHTQEVLDRVLATGEVRPVGLNGSHSVDVRLIATSSRELPDDFHAALAERIGATTVMLPPLRERSSDIPALARHLLGRVAQQVGLPPLSIGDDALKVLMRYGWPGNVRQLAGVIFRAALQCERNLLTAQDFPHIAVQSQFTGRRTDFAPSISRTHREEAIGAAPGVTLYTDDGHLRPLEEIESDIIRLAIGHYRGRMSEVARRLGIGRSTLYRKLGGLGIDTAA from the coding sequence ATGCGCGAACAACCGACACGCTCGCTGATGCTGCTCGATGCCGATGCCGGCGAACGTCGGCTCATTTCGGCCATCGCTGCGCGCGCCGGCTGGAGCGTCCTTGGCGCCGCGGATCCGGAAATGGCCCTGGCGCTGCTGCAAGGGCCGCACGGACGCGAAGTGCAGGCCGCGATCCTCGGCAGCTGGGATGCCGAGCACGGTCCGCGGCTGATCGAGGCACTGCGGCGTGACCGGCCGAACCTGCCAGTCATCGTCCTCCCCCACGGCAATACTGTGTCGATCGCCGTCGAAGCGATGCGCGCCGGCGCGTCCGATTTCCTCGTCCGGCCCGTCGCGCCCGAACGCCTGCTCGACGCCCTTGCCGCGAACGCCGACCGCCGCCGCGCCGCCGGCGAACTTGCGCCGCTGTCGGAGAAGCTCGCCCCCCTGCTCGAGCTCGAGCAGATGGTCGGCGCGGCCCCCGAGTTTAGAACAGCCCTTGCCGTCGCAGCGAAGTCGGCGCGCAATCGCCTGCCCGTCCTGATCGTCGGCGAGCCCGGCACCGGCAAGGAAAGCGTCGCGCGCGCGATCCATGCGGCGAGCCTGCGTGCGCGCGGGCCGCTGCTCGCCATCGACTGCAAGGCGGTCTCGGCGAACATCATCGACAGCGAATTGTTCGGCCATGAAGCCGGCGCTTTCCCCGGCGCATTCGCAGCAAAGACCGGCCGCTTCGTCGCCGCCGACGGCGGGACATTGATCCTGTACGAGATCGCGGCCCTTCCGGCGCACACCCAGGAGGTGCTCGACCGAGTGCTCGCAACCGGCGAGGTGCGTCCCGTCGGCCTCAACGGCAGCCATTCCGTCGACGTGCGCCTGATCGCCACCAGCAGCCGCGAACTCCCTGACGATTTCCACGCCGCCCTGGCCGAACGGATCGGCGCGACGACCGTCATGCTCCCCCCGCTCCGGGAGCGCAGCAGCGACATCCCGGCCCTGGCCCGGCACCTGCTGGGCCGCGTCGCGCAGCAGGTCGGGCTCCCGCCTTTGTCGATCGGCGACGATGCGCTGAAAGTGCTGATGCGCTACGGCTGGCCGGGCAACGTCCGCCAGCTCGCCGGCGTGATCTTCCGCGCCGCGCTTCAGTGCGAGCGCAATCTGCTCACCGCGCAGGATTTCCCCCACATTGCGGTGCAATCGCAATTCACCGGCCGCCGCACCGATTTCGCGCCGTCGATCAGCAGGACGCACCGGGAGGAAGCGATCGGCGCCGCACCAGGCGTCACCCTCTACACCGACGATGGCCATCTCCGCCCGCTCGAAGAGATTGAGTCCGACATTATCCGCCTGGCGATCGGCCACTATCGCGGGCGGATGAGCGAAGTCGCCCGACGGCTCGGCATCGGCCGCTCCACGCTCTATCGAAAGCTCGGCGGCTTAGGCATCGACACGGCGGCTTAG
- the thiD gene encoding bifunctional hydroxymethylpyrimidine kinase/phosphomethylpyrimidine kinase has translation MDNFAPNAGSKAGSVTPTARILVIAGSDSGGGAGIQADIKTIAMLGGHPMTAITAITAQNTVGVTAIHPVPTETVLAQIDAVAEDIGIDAVKIGMIGSAFTAGLVADRLEQLKAVQPGLPIVFDPVMVATSGGVLADDATVAAFARLMKVATIATPNLPELKRLTSEEDPVAAALHLVGEHGCAVLIKGGHEEGEALADALIETDNMTSWQGRRIDTTSTHGTGCTLASAITLFLAKGASLSDAVGRAREFVRVALHEAPGLGQGSGPIGQSSVRLDVGDGPRLNQVTVTGTDYRRSVDFYRKLGLRQIVDSPDNGYARFELAGGMTFSVQIDPEETIAATTAIYLECDDLDQRVEQLARSGIAFEHGPRNQPWMWREARLRDPDGNIIFFYKAGENRRFPPWRVGNPQ, from the coding sequence ATGGACAACTTCGCCCCCAACGCCGGGTCGAAGGCGGGTAGCGTAACGCCGACGGCGCGAATTCTCGTCATCGCGGGCTCCGACAGCGGGGGCGGCGCAGGGATTCAGGCTGACATCAAGACCATCGCGATGCTCGGCGGCCACCCGATGACGGCGATCACCGCGATCACCGCCCAGAACACGGTCGGCGTCACCGCCATCCATCCGGTGCCGACGGAAACCGTCCTTGCGCAGATCGACGCGGTCGCCGAGGATATCGGCATCGATGCCGTGAAGATCGGCATGATCGGCAGCGCCTTCACCGCGGGACTCGTCGCCGATCGTCTCGAACAGCTGAAAGCCGTCCAGCCCGGGCTGCCGATCGTGTTCGATCCTGTGATGGTCGCAACGAGCGGCGGGGTCCTTGCCGACGACGCCACGGTCGCGGCGTTCGCGCGGTTGATGAAGGTCGCGACGATCGCCACGCCCAACCTGCCGGAACTCAAGCGGCTGACGTCCGAGGAAGACCCTGTCGCCGCCGCGCTCCACCTCGTCGGTGAGCATGGCTGCGCGGTGCTGATCAAGGGCGGGCACGAGGAAGGCGAGGCGCTCGCCGACGCGCTCATTGAAACCGACAATATGACCAGCTGGCAAGGGCGCCGGATCGACACCACCAGCACGCACGGCACCGGCTGCACGCTCGCAAGCGCGATCACACTTTTCCTTGCCAAGGGCGCGAGCCTGTCGGACGCTGTCGGCCGCGCGCGCGAGTTCGTCCGCGTCGCGCTTCACGAGGCCCCGGGGCTGGGGCAGGGGTCGGGCCCGATCGGCCAGTCCTCGGTCCGCCTCGACGTTGGCGACGGGCCGCGGCTCAACCAGGTGACGGTGACCGGCACCGATTACCGGCGTTCGGTTGATTTCTACCGCAAGCTCGGGCTGCGGCAGATCGTCGACAGCCCCGACAACGGCTATGCCCGCTTCGAGCTGGCCGGTGGCATGACTTTCTCGGTCCAGATTGATCCTGAAGAAACGATTGCCGCCACGACGGCTATCTACCTCGAGTGCGACGATCTCGACCAGCGCGTCGAACAACTCGCGCGCAGCGGGATCGCTTTCGAGCATGGCCCGCGCAACCAGCCGTGGATGTGGCGCGAAGCGCGCCTGCGCGATCCCGACGGCAATATCATCTTCTTCTACAAAGCCGGCGAAAACCGCCGCTTCCCGCCGTGGCGGGTCGGCAATCCACAATAA